From Oryza brachyantha chromosome 9, ObraRS2, whole genome shotgun sequence, a single genomic window includes:
- the LOC102700551 gene encoding sodium/hydrogen exchanger 6-like: protein MALELSLVSAAPLAGLAASPPPPAPPGKEQQVAGVGILLQISMLVLSFVLGHVLRRHRFYYLPEASASLLIGLVVGGLANISNTETNTRMWFNFHDEFFFLFLLPPIIFQSGFSLSPKPFFANFGAIVTFAILGTFIASVVTGVLVYLGGLTFLMYKLPFVECLMFGALISATDPVTVLSIFQELGTDVNLYALVFGESVLNDAMAISLYRTMSSVRSQAAAGENFFMMVFQFLETFVGSMSSGVGVGFISALLFKYAGLDIDNLQNLECCLFVLFPYFSYMLAEGLGLSGIVSILFTGMVMKHYTYSNLSNNSQRFVSAFFHLLSSLAETFVFIYMGFDIAMEEHSWSHVGFIFFSIIFIILARAVNVFSCAYLVNMSRPENRRIPLKHQKALWFSGLRGAMAFALALQSANELPGGHGKTIFTTTTAIVVLTVLLIGGSTGTMLEALDVIGDENTSIENYDDNNGYIPPTYEEGTSSGGGLRMKLKEFHKSTTSFTALDKNYLTPFFTSQTDDDDDFGEQPQNQRRGFYDQ from the exons ATGGCGCTGGAGCTGAGCCTGGTGTCCGCGGCGCCCCTGGCCGGCCTTGCGGCGAGCCCGCCCCCGCCCGCCCCGCCGGGGAAGGAGCAGCAGGTGGCCGGGGTGGGGATCCTGCTGCAGATCTCCATGCTCGTGCTCTCCTTCGTGCTCGGgcacgtcctccgccgccaccggttcTACTACCTCCCCGAGGCCAGCGCGTCTCTCCTCATCG GACTAGTTGTTGGTGGGCTTGctaatatttcaaatacagAGACCAATACTAG GATGTGGTTCAACTTCCATGACgaatttttcttcttgttcttattGCCTCCGATAATATt CCAATCAGGATTCAGCTTATCCCCA aaaccATTCTTTGCAAATTTTGGGGCCATTGTAACTTTTGCCATCCTTGGGACCTTCATTGCTTCTGTTGTAACAGGAGTTCTTGT CTATCTTGGTGGGCTGACATTTCTAATGTACAAACTTCCATTTGTTGAGTGTCTCATGTTTGGTGCGCTTATATCTGCAACCGATCCTGTCACTGTGTTATCAATATTCCAG GAGCTGGGCACTGATGTTAACTTGTACGCTCTGGTTTTTGGGGAATCTGTTTTAAACGATGCG ATGGCGATTTCTCTTTACAG GACAATGTCATCAGTCAGAAGTCAAGCAGCAGCTGGGGAGAACTTCTTTATGATGGTTTTCCAGTTCCTTGAGACCTTTGTTGGCTCAATGTCATCAG GTGTTGGAGTTGGATTTATCTCTGCTCTT CTATTTAAATATGCTGGGCTGGATATTGACAA TCTTCAAAACTTGGAGTGCTGCCTTTTTGTTCTCTTCCCATACTTCTC GTATATGTTAGCAGAAGGACTTGGCTTGTCAGGAATTGTTTCTATACTATTCACAGGGATG GTTATGAAGCACTATACATATTCCAATCTCTCAAACAACTCGCAGCGCTTCGTTTCTGCCTTCTTTCACTTACTGTCATCTCTAGCGGAAACATTTGT CTTCATTTATATGGGCTTTGATATTGCCATGGAAGAACATAGCTGGTCTCACGTGGGCTTCATATTCTTCTCAATT ATATTTATAATACTTGCAAG GGCAGTAAATGTCTTTTCTTGTGCATACTTGGTTAACATGTCACGACCAGAAAATCGACGCATACCTCTAAAGCATCAGAAAGCACTTTGGTTTAGTG GGCTTAGAGGGGCCATGGCTTTTGCACTTGCTCTCCAATCTGCTAACGAACTTCCTGGAGGACATGGAAAGACAATATTCACAACTACCACAGCTATTGTTGTTCTAACG GTACTTCTTATTGGAGGATCAACAGGCACCATGCTGGAAGCTTTGGATGTAATTGGTGATGAAAACACATCTATAGAA AATTATGATGACAACAATGGTTACATCCCCCCAACTTATGAGGAAGGTACATCATCTGGAGGAGGATTAAGAATGAAACTCAAGGAGTTCCACAAAAG CACAACGTCGTTTACCGCCCTTGATAAGAACTATCTGACTCCATTTTTCACCAGTCaaactgatgatgatgatgatttcg GTGAACAACCGCAAAACCAGAGACGAGGATTCTATGATCAATAG
- the LOC107304940 gene encoding ethylene-responsive transcription factor 1-like translates to MPPEATHRWVHSASATPAPKQSGRHHPKRRRGGRRLVADDEDWEAAFREFVARDDEEDGQDVVLPSPSPPPLIHRCIHGHEVVDGAGASSSRPRRRGDDDGERAGRRREKRAYPYRGIRQRPWGRWASEIRDPVKGVRVWLGTFDTAEDAARAYDAEVRRIYGWKAKTNFPPAAAAAAPESTSSTAADSPATTPADDSGGGEPPRDSRILIECFSDDLMDSLLAGVDMAGDIHMPIWS, encoded by the coding sequence ATGCCACCTGAAGCTACCCATCGATGGGTGCACAGCGCCagcgcgacgccggcgccgaagCAGAGCGGCAGGCACCACCCCAAgaggcgccgcggcggcaggaggctcgtcgccgacgacgaggactgGGAGGCCGCCTTCCGGGAGTTCGTCGCccgcgacgacgaggaagacGGCCAGGACGTTGttttgccgtcgccgtcgccgccgccgctgattCATAGGTGCATCCACGGTCACGAGGTGgttgacggcgccggcgcgtcctcctcccggccccgccggcgcggcgacgacgacggcgagcgggcggggcggcggagggagaaGCGGGCCTACCCGTACCGCGGCATCCGGCAGCGCCCCTGGGGGCGGTGGGCGTCGGAGATCCGCGACCCCGTCAAGGGCGTCCGCGTCTGGCTCGGCACCTTCGACACCGCCGAGGACGCCGCGCGCGCCTACGACGCCGAGGTCCGCCGCATCTACGGCTGGAAGGCCAAGACCAACTtccctccggcggcggcggcggcggcgccggagtcgACCTCCTCGACAGCAGCCGACAGCCCTGCCACGACGCCGGCCGAcgactccggcggcggcgagcccccCCGCGACTCGCGGATACTCATCGAGTGCTTCTCCGACGACCTCATGGAcagcctcctcgccggcgtcgacaTGGCCGGCGACATCCACATGCCCATCTGGAGCTAA